One window of Streptomyces sp. NBC_00273 genomic DNA carries:
- a CDS encoding SGNH/GDSL hydrolase family protein: MTTTDRNTAQAQRLLRFHQPEKLLRHLGPLDEPVLAALFGTDVEDYRGRLEQFDERNREAAAALSAEPGAAARIAALPFRPGEHVVALGESTTADRLSWFEILRHLLPEGVRCTNLAVSGSTTAQALAQQLPVLGFQRPDWVLCMLGANDVQRIDRVPLVGPAETCRNLIALHDLAVARTEARWIWLTPTRTDPVLVERYEHFRRAGLSWSDADLDAVADFLLAREEPVVDTRRAARGHHEADGLHLTPSGQRAVAAALLEALRP; encoded by the coding sequence ATGACCACCACCGACCGGAACACCGCCCAGGCTCAGCGCCTGCTGCGGTTCCACCAGCCGGAGAAGCTCCTGCGCCACCTGGGTCCGCTCGACGAGCCGGTACTGGCCGCCCTGTTCGGAACCGACGTGGAGGACTACCGGGGGCGGCTGGAGCAGTTCGACGAGCGCAACCGGGAAGCGGCGGCCGCGCTGTCGGCCGAGCCGGGCGCGGCCGCTCGGATCGCCGCACTGCCGTTCCGGCCGGGTGAGCACGTCGTGGCCCTGGGCGAGAGCACCACCGCCGACCGGCTCTCCTGGTTCGAGATCCTGCGGCACCTGCTCCCCGAGGGCGTACGGTGCACCAATCTGGCCGTATCGGGGAGCACGACCGCCCAGGCCCTGGCGCAGCAACTGCCGGTGCTGGGATTCCAGCGGCCCGACTGGGTGTTGTGCATGCTCGGCGCGAACGACGTCCAGCGCATCGACCGCGTTCCGCTCGTCGGCCCCGCCGAGACCTGCCGCAACCTGATCGCCCTGCACGACCTGGCGGTGGCCCGGACGGAGGCCCGCTGGATCTGGCTCACCCCGACGCGCACGGACCCCGTCCTCGTGGAACGGTACGAGCACTTCCGGCGGGCCGGACTGAGCTGGTCCGATGCGGACCTCGACGCCGTGGCCGACTTCCTGTTGGCGCGGGAGGAACCGGTGGTCGACACGCGCCGCGCGGCGCGCGGCCACCATGAGGCCGACGGCCTCCACCTCACCCCCTCCGGCCAACGCGCCGTCGCTGCCGCCCTGCTGGAGGCCCTTCGCCCCTGA
- a CDS encoding AMP-binding protein, which produces MGGARWPSSPQRVLEVRVSVASSRASGGSEVPLLRETIGDNLDRTVRRFPDRDALVDVAAGRRWTYAELAAEVDALALGLLDLGIVRGDRVGIWAPNRAEWTLVQYATAKIGAILVTVNPAYRSHELEYVLGQSGIRLLVAAERFKTSDYAAMIEEVRPRCPGLEFTVLFDGPRWEALLERGRGADPAALARARAALGPDDPINIQYTSGTTGFPKGATLSHHNILNNGFFVGELCGYDERDRVCIPVPFYHCFGMVMGNLACTSHGAAMVIPAPAFDPAATLAAVESEACTSLYGVPTMFIAELAAPGFDGYDLSSLRTGIMAGSPCPVEVMNEVIERMGMTEVSICYGMTETSPVSTQTRVDDSVERRVSTVGRVGPHLEVKVVDPQSGLTVPRGTPGELCTRGYSVMLGYWGEPEKTAEAVDPEGWMHTGDLAVMDGDGYLSITGRIKDMVIRGGENLYPREIEEFLHAHPDVMDVQVIGVPDPKYGEELMAWVRMREGAAPLTVQAVRAYCAGRLAHFKIPRYVHVVEEFPMTVTGKIRKIEMRAMATRLLAEEAAAGSA; this is translated from the coding sequence ATGGGCGGTGCGCGTTGGCCGTCATCGCCGCAGCGAGTGCTGGAGGTACGTGTGTCCGTAGCGTCGAGTCGTGCGTCCGGAGGTTCCGAGGTCCCGCTGCTCCGCGAGACGATCGGGGACAACCTCGATCGGACCGTACGGCGCTTCCCCGACCGGGACGCCCTCGTGGACGTGGCCGCCGGCCGCCGGTGGACGTACGCGGAACTGGCTGCCGAGGTGGACGCCCTCGCCCTGGGGCTGCTGGACCTCGGGATCGTCCGGGGCGACCGGGTCGGCATCTGGGCGCCCAACCGCGCCGAGTGGACGCTGGTGCAGTACGCCACCGCGAAGATCGGGGCGATCCTGGTCACCGTGAACCCCGCGTACCGCTCCCACGAGTTGGAGTACGTGCTGGGGCAGTCCGGCATCCGGCTGCTGGTCGCGGCGGAGCGCTTCAAGACCTCCGACTACGCGGCGATGATCGAGGAGGTCCGGCCCCGCTGCCCGGGACTGGAGTTCACCGTCCTGTTCGACGGGCCGCGGTGGGAGGCACTGCTGGAACGCGGGCGCGGAGCCGATCCGGCCGCACTGGCGCGGGCGCGGGCCGCACTGGGCCCGGACGACCCGATCAACATCCAGTACACCTCGGGCACCACCGGCTTCCCCAAGGGCGCCACCCTCTCGCACCACAACATCCTCAACAACGGCTTCTTCGTGGGCGAGCTGTGCGGCTACGACGAACGCGACCGGGTGTGCATCCCGGTCCCCTTCTACCATTGCTTCGGGATGGTGATGGGCAACCTCGCCTGTACCAGCCACGGTGCGGCGATGGTGATCCCCGCGCCCGCCTTCGACCCGGCGGCGACGCTGGCGGCAGTGGAGTCGGAGGCCTGCACCTCCCTGTACGGGGTGCCCACGATGTTCATCGCCGAGCTGGCCGCGCCCGGGTTCGACGGGTACGACCTGTCGAGCCTGCGCACCGGGATCATGGCGGGTTCGCCCTGCCCGGTGGAGGTCATGAACGAGGTCATCGAGCGGATGGGGATGACCGAGGTCTCCATCTGCTACGGCATGACGGAGACCTCTCCCGTGTCCACCCAGACGCGTGTGGACGACTCGGTCGAGCGCCGGGTCTCCACGGTGGGCCGGGTCGGCCCGCACCTGGAGGTCAAGGTGGTCGATCCGCAGTCCGGACTGACCGTCCCCCGCGGCACCCCGGGAGAACTGTGCACCCGGGGCTACTCGGTGATGCTCGGCTACTGGGGCGAGCCCGAGAAGACCGCCGAGGCCGTCGATCCGGAGGGTTGGATGCACACCGGCGACCTGGCGGTCATGGACGGTGACGGCTATCTGAGCATCACCGGCCGGATCAAGGACATGGTGATCCGGGGAGGCGAGAACCTCTACCCGCGCGAGATCGAGGAGTTCCTCCACGCCCACCCCGACGTCATGGACGTCCAGGTCATCGGGGTGCCCGACCCGAAGTACGGGGAGGAGCTGATGGCGTGGGTGCGGATGCGCGAGGGGGCCGCGCCGCTGACCGTGCAGGCCGTGCGCGCGTACTGCGCGGGGCGGCTCGCCCACTTCAAGATTCCCCGCTACGTCCACGTCGTGGAGGAGTTCCCGATGACCGTGACCGGGAAGATCCGCAAGATCGAGATGCGCGCGATGGCGACCCGCCTGCTCGCGGAGGAGGCCGCGGCCGGCAGCGCCTGA
- a CDS encoding glutamate--cysteine ligase yields MRSVGVEEELLLADADSGEPLAVSGAVLAAADRAASASAADGEESGHTFEAELQEEQVEFGTRPVTEMGELQEEILRWRAEAARHAAAAGAVVAAIGTSPLAVRPSMSPGHRYEWVSRQFGMTAQEQLTCGCHVHVSVESDEEGVAVLDRIRLWLPVLTAMSANSPFWQGEDTGYGSYRSRVWNRLPAAGPVDVFGSADHYHAEVRAMVESGVLRDKGMIWFDARLSASYPTVEVRVADVCLDASTPVLLAALVRALVETAAREWRAGEPPARVSTGLLRLASWQAGRSGLDGPLLHPETLREAAPEAAVDALYRHVGDALADSGDEEFVRAAIAGLLEHGNGARVQRSLLRSEGDLASVVRHCARRTTAGVDRAARGLPR; encoded by the coding sequence ATGCGAAGCGTGGGCGTGGAGGAAGAGCTGCTGCTGGCGGACGCGGACAGCGGGGAGCCGCTGGCCGTGTCGGGAGCCGTGCTCGCCGCAGCAGACCGCGCCGCAAGCGCCAGTGCGGCGGACGGCGAGGAGTCCGGCCACACCTTCGAGGCGGAGCTCCAAGAGGAGCAGGTCGAGTTCGGCACGAGACCGGTGACGGAGATGGGCGAACTGCAGGAGGAGATCCTCCGGTGGCGCGCCGAGGCGGCCCGGCACGCCGCGGCGGCCGGTGCGGTCGTGGCGGCGATCGGCACCTCGCCGTTGGCCGTCCGTCCCTCGATGTCGCCCGGACACCGCTACGAGTGGGTGTCGCGGCAGTTCGGCATGACCGCCCAGGAGCAGCTGACCTGCGGCTGCCACGTCCACGTATCGGTGGAGTCGGACGAGGAGGGCGTGGCCGTACTGGACCGCATCAGGCTCTGGCTGCCCGTACTGACCGCGATGAGCGCGAACTCCCCGTTCTGGCAGGGCGAGGACACCGGGTACGGCAGCTACCGAAGCCGGGTCTGGAACCGGCTGCCCGCGGCCGGGCCGGTGGACGTCTTCGGCTCGGCGGACCACTACCACGCGGAGGTTCGGGCCATGGTCGAGTCGGGCGTGCTGCGCGACAAGGGGATGATCTGGTTCGACGCGCGGCTGTCCGCCTCCTACCCGACGGTGGAGGTCAGGGTGGCGGACGTGTGCCTCGACGCGTCGACCCCCGTCCTGCTGGCCGCCCTCGTACGCGCCCTGGTGGAGACCGCGGCCCGGGAGTGGCGGGCCGGTGAACCCCCGGCCAGGGTCAGCACCGGCCTGCTCCGACTCGCGTCGTGGCAGGCGGGCCGCTCGGGGTTGGACGGTCCGCTGTTGCACCCCGAAACGCTGCGGGAGGCCGCGCCCGAGGCCGCCGTCGACGCGCTGTACCGGCACGTCGGCGACGCCCTGGCCGACTCCGGTGACGAGGAGTTCGTGCGGGCCGCGATCGCCGGCCTCCTGGAGCACGGGAACGGCGCGCGAGTCCAGCGGAGCCTGTTGCGGTCGGAGGGGGACCTGGCCTCGGTCGTCCGGCACTGTGCGCGCCGGACCACGGCCGGCGTCGACCGGGCGGCCCGGGGCCTGCCGCGCTGA
- a CDS encoding MarR family winged helix-turn-helix transcriptional regulator, translated as MNTARQPDPSTAPASAPARAQPPAPRGAAFLLAQIGAHAAGRFAERVATLGLTPADVGLLRMVAGQPGRSQRALAEDLGVVPSRVVALIDVLEDKRLVERRRSAEDRRNYELHLTSEGRRTLGAVSRAAATHEDDLLAALDPDGRARLLELLERVAAQQELTPGVHPGYRTLGKPAAKRKD; from the coding sequence GTGAACACCGCCCGGCAACCAGATCCCTCCACGGCCCCGGCCTCGGCTCCGGCCCGGGCGCAGCCCCCGGCTCCGCGCGGAGCGGCCTTCCTCCTCGCCCAGATCGGTGCCCATGCCGCGGGGCGGTTCGCGGAACGCGTCGCCACCCTGGGGCTCACCCCCGCCGACGTCGGCCTGCTGCGGATGGTCGCCGGGCAGCCCGGCCGCAGTCAGCGCGCGCTCGCCGAGGACCTGGGGGTCGTACCCAGTCGAGTGGTCGCCCTGATCGACGTCCTGGAGGACAAGCGGCTCGTCGAGCGGCGGCGCAGCGCCGAGGACCGCCGCAACTACGAACTGCACCTCACTTCCGAGGGGCGGCGGACCCTCGGCGCGGTGTCCCGGGCGGCGGCCACCCACGAGGACGACCTGCTGGCCGCCCTCGACCCCGACGGGCGGGCGCGGCTTCTGGAACTCCTCGAACGCGTCGCGGCGCAGCAGGAACTGACGCCGGGTGTGCACCCCGGCTACCGCACGCTCGGGAAGCCGGCGGCGAAGCGGAAGGACTGA
- a CDS encoding MFS transporter, which yields MSDTSRAATGGPMRLRDFRLLLAGAATGQFGAQVTLVALPLVAVLELDAPAFQVGLLTAAETAAFLLVGLPAGALTDRMRKRPLMIRADLVRAVAMASIPAAALADVLTMAQLYAVALVTGVATVFFDVAHQSYLPQILPRDQLVAGNGALETVRSTAQVTGPGIGGGLVQLVGAQFAVVVDAIGYVLSALFLLRIERAEEAPEPAAAGGSLRKEIGEGLRFVFGHPLLRVIALTTGLANFSTAVLMATQTVHLVRVVGLEAGGLGLVLSASAVGGLLGALCAGRIAARLGQGRVILLSLLVTGPFALLWPLSGHGVAGAVLFAAGSAVVSFGAVVYNVAQVSFRQGMCPPRLLGRMNATLRFLMWGTLPLGALLGGALAQSYGSRTALAWCAVGILAVPLPLLLSPLRRMRDLPGPPDDGGADATHGTPRDATSAGGDERSAPAPTA from the coding sequence ATGTCCGACACATCTCGAGCCGCCACCGGTGGCCCTATGCGCTTGCGCGACTTCCGACTGTTACTCGCGGGAGCTGCCACCGGACAGTTCGGTGCACAGGTGACACTGGTGGCGCTGCCCCTCGTGGCCGTCCTCGAACTCGACGCTCCCGCCTTCCAGGTGGGCCTGCTGACCGCCGCGGAGACCGCCGCCTTCCTGCTCGTCGGGCTGCCCGCCGGGGCACTCACCGACCGCATGCGCAAGCGGCCCCTGATGATCCGTGCGGACCTGGTGCGCGCCGTCGCCATGGCCAGCATCCCCGCTGCCGCGCTCGCGGACGTCCTGACCATGGCCCAGCTCTACGCCGTCGCGCTCGTGACCGGCGTGGCGACCGTGTTCTTCGACGTCGCCCATCAGAGCTACCTGCCGCAGATCCTGCCCCGTGACCAACTCGTGGCCGGCAACGGCGCCCTGGAGACCGTCCGTTCCACCGCCCAGGTGACCGGCCCCGGTATCGGCGGCGGACTGGTCCAGCTCGTCGGAGCGCAGTTCGCGGTCGTCGTCGACGCCATCGGCTACGTGCTCTCCGCCCTCTTCCTCCTGCGCATCGAGCGAGCCGAGGAGGCGCCCGAGCCCGCTGCTGCCGGGGGCTCCCTGCGCAAGGAGATCGGAGAGGGCCTCCGCTTCGTCTTCGGCCATCCGCTGCTCCGCGTCATCGCCCTCACGACCGGCCTCGCCAACTTCTCCACGGCGGTCCTCATGGCGACACAGACCGTGCACCTGGTCCGCGTCGTCGGCCTGGAAGCCGGCGGGCTCGGGCTGGTGCTGTCCGCGTCGGCCGTAGGAGGGCTCCTCGGCGCCCTGTGCGCCGGACGCATCGCCGCCCGGCTGGGACAAGGCCGGGTCATCCTCCTGTCCCTCCTCGTGACCGGCCCGTTCGCACTGCTGTGGCCGCTGTCCGGGCACGGCGTCGCCGGGGCGGTCCTCTTCGCCGCCGGATCGGCGGTCGTCTCCTTCGGCGCCGTCGTCTACAACGTCGCCCAGGTCAGCTTCCGCCAGGGGATGTGCCCACCACGGCTGCTCGGCCGGATGAACGCCACCCTGCGCTTCCTCATGTGGGGCACCTTGCCGCTGGGCGCCCTCCTCGGCGGAGCCCTCGCCCAGTCCTACGGGTCGCGTACGGCCCTCGCCTGGTGCGCCGTCGGCATCCTCGCCGTACCACTGCCGCTGCTGCTCTCCCCGCTGCGCCGGATGCGGGACCTGCCGGGTCCGCCGGACGACGGTGGCGCCGATGCCACCCACGGGACACCGCGGGACGCGACCTCCGCCGGAGGCGACGAACGGTCGGCCCCCGCACCCACCGCCTGA
- a CDS encoding condensation domain-containing protein — translation MLSITSQYLARYRRLTGDRSDTLLPVTGAQRRFLLVRSLDPSGRPDVVPMFFAFPSGTIDPERLRAAASGLAARHAALRSRPDVIRGTPVLCVADPDVSVTRSALVPGESPADGLRRALASWDAQGPPLRLFLVHDEQREEDILAIALDHAVCDGRSLARIVDELGAAYGEEATGSHVEPEETEAELGAYRDAVLRQLAAEERAETPEATAYWADRLRALRAHAPAPRPARVPEGAWPSGAAQARLPAHDGGVSFPGLLDACRAAARELYGPGLAVPLGYPWGGRPTGAEPVVGCFLNTLVFPAYTGQGPGPEVTADAWWDDLDRADVPFDAVVTAARAAGSAWTGGLDGLLTVDDDSRRPPLTLAGVEGREVHVDGRPVRGPFAVSVTQGAEIRVQMAWDRAVFDDEAAHRAFDALTHALRRSEHTAQ, via the coding sequence GTGCTCAGCATCACGAGTCAGTACCTGGCCCGCTACCGGCGCCTCACCGGCGACCGGTCCGACACCCTGCTGCCGGTCACCGGAGCACAGCGCCGCTTCCTGCTGGTGCGTTCGCTGGACCCGTCGGGACGCCCCGACGTGGTGCCGATGTTCTTCGCGTTCCCGTCCGGAACCATCGACCCCGAACGCCTGCGGGCAGCGGCATCCGGGCTCGCCGCACGGCACGCCGCCCTGCGTTCACGGCCCGACGTCATCCGCGGCACCCCCGTCCTGTGCGTCGCCGATCCGGACGTCAGCGTGACCCGGTCGGCCCTCGTACCGGGGGAGTCGCCCGCCGACGGGCTCCGTCGCGCGCTGGCCTCCTGGGACGCGCAGGGTCCTCCCTTGCGGCTCTTCCTCGTACACGACGAGCAGCGCGAGGAGGACATCCTCGCCATTGCCCTCGACCACGCCGTCTGCGACGGCCGTTCGCTGGCACGGATCGTCGACGAACTCGGCGCCGCGTACGGCGAGGAGGCCACCGGATCCCACGTGGAACCGGAGGAGACGGAAGCCGAACTCGGCGCCTACCGGGACGCGGTCCTGCGTCAACTCGCCGCCGAAGAAAGGGCGGAGACGCCCGAGGCGACCGCGTACTGGGCGGACCGGCTGCGCGCGCTGCGCGCCCACGCCCCGGCCCCCCGTCCGGCACGCGTGCCCGAGGGCGCATGGCCCAGCGGTGCCGCGCAGGCCCGGCTGCCCGCGCACGACGGTGGCGTGTCCTTCCCCGGACTGCTCGACGCCTGCCGCGCCGCGGCACGCGAGCTGTACGGCCCCGGCCTCGCGGTCCCGCTCGGCTACCCGTGGGGCGGCCGTCCCACGGGAGCGGAGCCGGTCGTCGGCTGCTTCCTCAACACCCTCGTCTTCCCGGCCTACACCGGCCAGGGACCAGGCCCGGAGGTGACGGCCGACGCGTGGTGGGACGACCTCGACCGGGCCGACGTACCGTTCGACGCGGTCGTGACCGCGGCGCGGGCCGCCGGGTCGGCCTGGACCGGAGGCCTCGACGGACTGCTCACCGTGGACGACGACAGCCGTCGCCCGCCCCTGACGCTCGCCGGTGTCGAGGGACGGGAGGTCCACGTCGACGGCAGACCGGTACGCGGTCCCTTCGCCGTCTCCGTCACCCAGGGAGCGGAGATCCGCGTGCAGATGGCGTGGGACCGGGCCGTGTTCGACGACGAGGCCGCGCACCGGGCGTTCGACGCGCTCACCCACGCGCTGCGCCGCTCGGAGCACACCGCACAGTGA
- a CDS encoding purine-cytosine permease family protein has translation MSTTQSQRTTARTTRPPDDQAVKETLEDYTLRFAPRSYRRWTPMVVATTALGGIAYMADFSIGAGIGLAHGTSNALVAIAVAAVVIFLTGLPLAYYGARYNIDLDLITRGSGFGYYGSVLTSVIFASFTFIFFALEGSIMAQGLELGLGLPLWLGYAVSTLMVIPLVVHGMKALSKLQVWTTPIWLLLMVGPLVYLVAEDPGTVDRFLAYPGTDGDGAVNTASVMLGAGVCLSLIAQIGEQIDYLRFMPPKTGANKRTWWTAVIMAGPGWVVLGALKQAIGVFLAVYIIAEVGPAAAPEPIQQFRSAFDAMMPAWLVIPLAVVLVVISQIKINVTNAYSGSLAWTNSFTRVTKHYPGRMVFVLVNLAFALALMEADMFSFLGSVLGFYSNCAIAWVVTVATDIGINKYVLKLSPLQPEFRRGMLHAVNPVGVVAFAAASGLSIAMYFHLLGDALQPYSPVAAAVIAFVVTPLMAVVTKGRYYLRRTDDGISEPLLDADGNPSATVLDCHVCHQSYERPDLTACATHEAVVCSLCLSTDEVGDHVLPATA, from the coding sequence ATGAGCACCACCCAGTCGCAACGGACCACGGCACGCACGACGAGGCCCCCTGACGACCAGGCGGTCAAGGAGACCCTGGAGGACTACACCCTCCGTTTCGCGCCCCGTAGTTACCGCCGCTGGACCCCCATGGTCGTGGCCACCACCGCCCTCGGCGGCATCGCCTACATGGCCGACTTCTCCATCGGCGCCGGCATCGGCCTGGCCCACGGCACCAGCAACGCGCTCGTGGCCATCGCCGTCGCCGCGGTCGTCATCTTCCTGACCGGCTTACCGCTGGCCTACTACGGCGCGCGCTACAACATCGACCTCGACCTGATCACCCGCGGCTCCGGCTTCGGCTACTACGGCTCGGTCCTCACCAGCGTCATCTTCGCCAGCTTCACGTTCATCTTCTTCGCCCTCGAAGGCTCGATCATGGCCCAGGGCCTCGAACTCGGCCTCGGACTGCCGCTGTGGCTGGGCTACGCCGTCTCCACCCTCATGGTGATCCCGCTCGTCGTCCACGGCATGAAGGCGCTCAGCAAGCTCCAGGTGTGGACCACCCCGATCTGGCTGCTGCTCATGGTCGGTCCGCTGGTCTATCTGGTCGCCGAGGACCCCGGCACGGTGGACCGCTTCCTGGCCTACCCCGGCACGGACGGCGACGGCGCCGTCAACACCGCCTCCGTCATGCTCGGAGCGGGGGTGTGCCTGTCCCTGATCGCGCAGATCGGCGAGCAGATCGATTACCTGCGCTTCATGCCGCCCAAGACCGGGGCGAACAAGCGCACCTGGTGGACCGCCGTGATCATGGCCGGCCCCGGGTGGGTCGTGCTCGGTGCGCTCAAGCAGGCCATCGGGGTCTTCCTCGCCGTCTACATCATCGCCGAGGTCGGACCGGCGGCCGCGCCGGAGCCCATCCAGCAGTTCCGCAGCGCCTTCGACGCGATGATGCCGGCCTGGTTGGTCATCCCGCTGGCCGTGGTCCTGGTGGTCATCAGCCAGATCAAGATCAACGTGACGAACGCGTACTCCGGCTCGCTGGCCTGGACGAACTCCTTCACCCGCGTCACCAAGCACTACCCCGGCCGCATGGTCTTCGTCCTGGTCAACCTGGCCTTCGCGCTCGCCCTGATGGAAGCCGACATGTTCAGCTTCCTGGGCAGCGTCCTGGGCTTCTACTCGAACTGCGCGATCGCCTGGGTGGTCACCGTGGCCACCGACATCGGCATCAACAAGTACGTGCTGAAGCTGTCCCCGCTCCAGCCGGAGTTCCGCCGGGGGATGCTCCACGCGGTCAATCCGGTCGGCGTCGTGGCCTTCGCCGCCGCCTCCGGCCTGTCGATCGCCATGTACTTCCACCTCCTCGGCGACGCCCTCCAGCCGTACTCGCCCGTGGCCGCAGCCGTCATCGCCTTCGTCGTCACCCCGCTGATGGCCGTGGTCACCAAGGGCCGCTACTACCTGCGCCGCACCGACGACGGCATCAGCGAGCCCCTGCTGGACGCCGACGGGAACCCGAGCGCGACCGTCCTCGACTGCCACGTCTGCCACCAGTCCTACGAGCGCCCCGACCTCACCGCCTGCGCCACCCACGAGGCGGTCGTCTGCTCGCTGTGCCTGAGCACCGACGAGGTCGGCGACCACGTCCTGCCGGCCACCGCGTAG
- a CDS encoding Stealth CR1 domain-containing protein — MQGVHRLLLPAGLRKLARTLRRPGGVPPQSGPAGRERIGGRRTPPSSGLTSREEELLATVPGLIQHCGRLVTVRDDLLPADARTASLRSVAEALEDAAVSYGLVPDGELVHRVAIAPGDRAAALKACAAAFTGLPVYARLLTADGEAGDVLAEDLPAAVESAETAGGRGGKGAAHTARVRAVRIHRPVITSGRTLTYGRESGCDLEFWEAPDSGEGALAVLRETPYGWWVPSLAASTTRRIDGREYPVVDCFSSRFPDDIDFPIDAVITWVDAADPAWRRRRDRAAEAEAGSGHPSGTDETAGIDLAENRYRDRGELRYCLRSIAAYAPWVRRVFLVTDDQAPAWLAADHPHITVIDHRELSTEPTAPEVFNSHAIESRLHHVPGLAEHFLYFNDDIFLGRPQRPQNYFLPSGLPKVFHDWRAVDPGSRAGDDVFTSSQKVTRQAVEEAVGRTYPHILAHTPYSLTRSAFTRVEELLPGRLAATARSVFRSAEDLAPVTLAAHVALAEGHAVEGDLTHTYVSTARRAEIERLPDLAAERGHDAFCLADDEDPDGRDEGGAGGGLTAAQQHNVVAAFLEAYLPVPSPFEQQSDPSGTEPSRG, encoded by the coding sequence ATGCAGGGTGTTCACCGCCTTCTCCTGCCCGCAGGGCTGCGCAAACTCGCCCGGACCCTGCGTCGCCCCGGGGGCGTTCCGCCGCAGTCCGGTCCCGCCGGACGGGAGCGCATCGGCGGCAGGAGGACCCCTCCGTCCAGCGGGCTCACCTCCCGCGAGGAGGAGCTGCTGGCGACCGTGCCCGGCCTGATCCAGCACTGTGGTCGACTCGTTACCGTACGCGATGACCTGCTCCCCGCCGATGCCCGTACCGCCAGTCTCCGGTCCGTCGCCGAGGCCCTGGAGGACGCAGCCGTCTCCTACGGGCTGGTTCCCGACGGGGAGCTCGTCCACCGGGTGGCCATCGCGCCGGGCGACCGGGCCGCGGCGCTGAAAGCCTGCGCCGCCGCCTTTACGGGGCTCCCCGTCTACGCACGCCTGCTCACCGCTGACGGTGAAGCCGGGGACGTGCTCGCCGAGGACCTCCCGGCGGCGGTCGAGTCCGCCGAGACTGCCGGGGGGAGGGGCGGGAAGGGAGCGGCGCACACCGCTCGCGTGCGGGCCGTACGCATCCACCGGCCGGTCATCACCTCCGGCCGGACCCTGACGTACGGCCGCGAGAGCGGCTGTGACCTGGAGTTCTGGGAGGCCCCCGACTCCGGCGAGGGCGCGCTCGCCGTGCTGCGCGAGACCCCGTACGGCTGGTGGGTGCCTTCCCTCGCCGCCTCCACCACCCGCCGCATCGACGGCCGGGAGTACCCCGTCGTCGACTGCTTCTCGAGCCGCTTCCCCGATGACATCGACTTCCCGATCGACGCGGTGATCACCTGGGTGGACGCGGCCGACCCCGCCTGGCGCCGCCGTCGGGACCGGGCCGCCGAGGCGGAGGCCGGTTCAGGTCACCCCTCCGGGACCGACGAGACCGCCGGGATCGACCTCGCCGAGAACCGCTACCGCGACCGCGGCGAGCTCCGCTACTGCCTGCGCTCCATCGCCGCCTACGCACCTTGGGTCCGGCGCGTCTTCCTCGTCACCGACGACCAGGCTCCGGCCTGGCTCGCGGCCGACCATCCGCACATCACGGTCATCGACCATCGCGAGCTGTCCACGGAACCGACGGCCCCCGAGGTGTTCAACTCCCACGCCATCGAGAGCCGACTGCACCACGTCCCCGGCCTGGCCGAGCACTTCCTCTACTTCAACGACGACATCTTCCTCGGCCGGCCCCAGCGCCCGCAGAACTACTTCCTGCCCTCCGGACTGCCCAAGGTCTTCCACGACTGGCGGGCGGTGGACCCGGGCAGCCGGGCCGGGGACGACGTGTTCACCTCGTCCCAGAAGGTCACCCGGCAAGCCGTCGAGGAGGCCGTCGGTCGCACGTACCCCCACATCCTGGCGCACACCCCGTACTCCCTCACCCGGTCCGCCTTCACCCGCGTCGAGGAACTGCTGCCCGGTCGGCTCGCCGCCACCGCCCGCTCCGTCTTCCGCAGCGCCGAGGACCTCGCCCCCGTCACCCTCGCCGCCCACGTGGCGCTCGCCGAGGGACACGCCGTCGAGGGCGACCTCACGCACACGTACGTCAGCACCGCGCGCCGCGCCGAGATCGAGCGCCTGCCGGACCTGGCCGCCGAGCGCGGCCACGACGCCTTCTGCCTCGCGGACGACGAGGACCCGGACGGACGTGACGAGGGCGGAGCCGGAGGCGGACTGACGGCGGCGCAGCAGCACAACGTCGTCGCGGCCTTTCTGGAGGCCTACCTCCCGGTGCCCTCTCCGTTCGAGCAGCAGTCCGACCCGTCCGGGACCGAGCCCTCCCGGGGGTGA